DNA from Microvirga ossetica:
GGGAAAAGCGTTCGTCTGCCGCAATGCCTCGCCGAGGATCATGGCGGCGGTCACGGCGACGTTCAGGGATCGCATGCCGGCCTGCATCGGCACCACGACCCTGGCATCGGCGGCCTGGTGGACCTCATCCGGCACGCCGGCGGATTCCCGTCCGACCAGGACGATGTCGTCCGCGCGGTATGCGAAATCGGCATAAGGAATGGCGCCCCTGGTGGTGGCGAGGATCAGCCGCCCGCCCGCCTCACGGCGCCACGCCTCGAAGGCGCGCCAGGAGATGTGCCGCGCGATCGTCGCGTGGTGGAGATAATCCATGCCGGAACGGCGCAGGTTGCGGTCCGACACGTCGAAGGCCGCAGGTTCGATGATCTCCACCGGCACGCCGAGGCAGGCGGACAGGCGCAGCATGGTGCCGGTGTTCTGCGGGATGTCCGGCTGGTAGATGGCGAGGCGGGGCATGCGATCCGTCATCGGGGGAAGAACGGCCTCCGTCAAGGGTGGCTTGCAAGGGCGGCTTGCGGGGGTCGGATTGCGAGGCGGAGCTTGGCCGCGCAGGGACCGGCGGCATTTTGAGCCACAGGCTGGAACAACTCCAATCCGGCTATGGACAGGCGGGCTTGGCCGTGCCAAACAGCCACCGCGCGGCGACTCCCAGTCGCATTGCGCGCGCTTCGGCGCGCATGCTTGTTCCATTATGGACCTCGTGTGCCGAATGCCTGGGTTCCCAAGGTATTGCCGATGCGCGGTTCTCGTTTTTTGATCAATGCTGGAGAGCCAAGTGGCCGAGACCACCACTCATGTCGCTGAGCCGACACGGCGCGATTTCCTTTACATCGCCACGGGCGCGGCCGCCGCTGTCGGCGGAGCCACCCTCGTATGGCCCTTCGTCCAGTCCCTGGCGCCCGATGCGGCGACGGTGGCTGCCGGCGCTCCTGTCGAGGTCGACCTCTCTCCCATCGCCGAAGGGCAGATCGTGAAGGTCTTCTGGCGCGGCAAGCTGATCTTCGTTCGCCACCGCACGGCCGAGGAGATCAAGGCGGCCGAGGACGTGAACGTCTCCTCCCTGCGCGATCCGCAGGCCGACTCGGCCCGCGTCAAGGAAGGCCATGCCCAGTGGCTCATCGTTTACGGAAACTGCACCCATCTCGGCTGCGTCCCGCTCGGCCAGCAGGGCGAGTATCACGGCTGGTTCTGCCCGTGCCACGGCTCGGTGTTCGATACCTCCGGCCGCGTCCGCGGCGGCCCGGCGCCGATCAATCTGCCGATCCCGCCCTATACCTTCTCGTCCGACACGAAGATCGTGATCGGCCAAGAAGCCACGGCGTAACCTAAGCGACGATCAGGCGATATCCATGAGCCAGCATTCCACAACCTATGTTCCCAAGAGCGCCTTCGGTCGGTGGTTCGAAAGCCGTCTGCCGATCGCGGGCCTCGTCCATTCCTCGTTCATCGCCTTCCCGGTGCCGCGGAACCTGACCTATTTCTGGACCTTCGGCGCCATCCTGGCGGTCATGCTCGTCTCGCAGATCGTGACCGGCGTGTTCCTGGCCATGTACTACACGCCGAATGCCGCGATGGCCTTCCAGTCCGTCGAGCACATCATGCGCGACGTGAACTACGGCTGGCTGCTTCGCTACCTGCACGCCAACGGCGCGTCGATGTTCTTCGTCGCCGTCTACATCCACATCTTCCGGAACTTCTATTACGGCTCCTACAAGGCGCCGCGCGAGGTTCTCTACATCCTCGGCGTGATCATCTTCCTTCTGATGATGGCCACCGCCTTCATGGGTTACGTGCTTCCCTGGGGCCAGATGAGCTTCTGGGGCGCCACCGTGATCACGAACCTGTTCTCGGCGATCCCGCTCGTCGGCGACACCATCGTCAGCTACCTCTGGGGCGGCTATTCGGTGGGCAACCCGACGCTCAACCGCTTCTTCTCGCTGCACTACCTGCTGCCCTTCATGATCGTGGGCGTCGTCGCCCTGCACATCTGGGCGCTCCACGTGCCGGGCCAGAACAACCCGACCGGCATTCCGATCAAGTCGGGCAAGGACGCGGTTCCGTTCACGCCCTATGCGACGATCAAGGACATCTTCGCCGTCGTCGTGTTCATGCTGTTCTTCGCCTATTGGGTGTTCTACATGCCGAACTATCTCGGCCATGCGGACAACTACATCCCGGCGAACCCGGCCGTGACGCCCTCGCACATCGTGCCTGAATGGTACTTCCTGCCGTTCTACGCGATCCTGCGCGCCATTCCCGACAAGCTCGGCGGCGTCATCGCCATGGGCGCGGCCATCGTGATCTGGTGCTTCATGCCCTGGCTCGACACCTCGAAGGTGCGCTCCACGGCCTATCGCCCGCTCTACAAGCAGTTCTTCTGGGTCTTCGTGGCCGTCTGCGTCGTGCTCGGCTGGCTCGGCTCCCGCCCGGCCGAGGGCTGGTACGTGATCGCCTCCCAGATCTGCACGGTCTACTACTTCGCCCACTTCCTGATCGTCCTGCCGGTGCTCGGCTTCGTCGAGCGTCCGCTGCCGCTGCCGAATTCGATCCTCGAATCCGTGATGGGCGTGCAGAAGGTTGGGGCTGGTGTGCCGGCTGGCGTCAATGCCGAGCCGCATTCCAAGGGCTGATGCGAGGGTAGGGGAAACAGAACAATGATGAAGCGTACTCTTCTCATCGCAGCCGCAATCCTCGGCTTGGCCGCTCCGGCCTTCGCTGCCGGCGAGACCCCGGTCCCGCCGCAGCTCAAGTGGAGCTTCCAGGGGCCGTTCGGCAAATTCGACCGGGCCCAGCTCCAGCGCGGCTTCAAGGTCTACCGGGAGGTCTGCGCCTCCTGCCACGGCCTGAGCTACGTCGCCTTCCGCAATCTGCACCAGCCCGGCGGCCCGGAATTCTCCGAGGCCCAGGTCCGCGCCCTGGCGGCGGAGTACAAGATCCAGGACGGCCCGAACGACGCCGGCGACATGTTCGAGCGTGCCGGCCGCCCGGCCGATCACTTCCCGTCGCCGTTCCCGAACGAGAACGCGGCTGCGGCGGCGAACGGCGGAAAGGCCCCGCCGGATCTCTCGCTGATGGCCAAGGCCCGCACCTACGAGCGCGGCTTCCCGTGGTTCATCACCGACGTGTTCCGTCAATACTCGGAAAACGGCGCGGATTACATCACCGCGCTCCTCCACGGCTACGAGGAGCCCCCGCAGGGCTTCACGGTGCCCACCGGCGGCCACTACAACCACTATTATCCAGGCCACGTGATCGCGATGCCGAAGCCGCTCAGCGACGGCCAGGTCGAGTATCCGAAGAACGAGGCCGGTCAGCCTCAGGTGCCCGAGACGGTCGAGCAGTATGCCAAGGACGTGACGGGCTTCCTCATGTGGGCGGCGGAGCCGCATCTCGAGGCCCGCAAGCGCCTGGGCTTCCAGGTCATGCTGTTCCTGTTCGTGCTCGCGGGCCTGCTCTACTTCACCA
Protein-coding regions in this window:
- a CDS encoding tRNA (cytidine(34)-2'-O)-methyltransferase encodes the protein MPRLAIYQPDIPQNTGTMLRLSACLGVPVEIIEPAAFDVSDRNLRRSGMDYLHHATIARHISWRAFEAWRREAGGRLILATTRGAIPYADFAYRADDIVLVGRESAGVPDEVHQAADARVVVPMQAGMRSLNVAVTAAMILGEALRQTNAFPNPGPTESETTS
- the petA gene encoding ubiquinol-cytochrome c reductase iron-sulfur subunit; amino-acid sequence: MLESQVAETTTHVAEPTRRDFLYIATGAAAAVGGATLVWPFVQSLAPDAATVAAGAPVEVDLSPIAEGQIVKVFWRGKLIFVRHRTAEEIKAAEDVNVSSLRDPQADSARVKEGHAQWLIVYGNCTHLGCVPLGQQGEYHGWFCPCHGSVFDTSGRVRGGPAPINLPIPPYTFSSDTKIVIGQEATA
- a CDS encoding cytochrome b, whose translation is MSQHSTTYVPKSAFGRWFESRLPIAGLVHSSFIAFPVPRNLTYFWTFGAILAVMLVSQIVTGVFLAMYYTPNAAMAFQSVEHIMRDVNYGWLLRYLHANGASMFFVAVYIHIFRNFYYGSYKAPREVLYILGVIIFLLMMATAFMGYVLPWGQMSFWGATVITNLFSAIPLVGDTIVSYLWGGYSVGNPTLNRFFSLHYLLPFMIVGVVALHIWALHVPGQNNPTGIPIKSGKDAVPFTPYATIKDIFAVVVFMLFFAYWVFYMPNYLGHADNYIPANPAVTPSHIVPEWYFLPFYAILRAIPDKLGGVIAMGAAIVIWCFMPWLDTSKVRSTAYRPLYKQFFWVFVAVCVVLGWLGSRPAEGWYVIASQICTVYYFAHFLIVLPVLGFVERPLPLPNSILESVMGVQKVGAGVPAGVNAEPHSKG
- a CDS encoding cytochrome c1, with translation MMKRTLLIAAAILGLAAPAFAAGETPVPPQLKWSFQGPFGKFDRAQLQRGFKVYREVCASCHGLSYVAFRNLHQPGGPEFSEAQVRALAAEYKIQDGPNDAGDMFERAGRPADHFPSPFPNENAAAAANGGKAPPDLSLMAKARTYERGFPWFITDVFRQYSENGADYITALLHGYEEPPQGFTVPTGGHYNHYYPGHVIAMPKPLSDGQVEYPKNEAGQPQVPETVEQYAKDVTGFLMWAAEPHLEARKRLGFQVMLFLFVLAGLLYFTKKKVWARVGGEVDGHATPPMTHNP